Proteins co-encoded in one Nicotiana sylvestris chromosome 7, ASM39365v2, whole genome shotgun sequence genomic window:
- the LOC104243919 gene encoding WPP domain-interacting protein 2 — MDLDDQNSALKSARHNEAMTTPQSKIGSNGSGTPVGNNNNNNKLDDVKGKGIEINGPVDNSPPLVKSTPTSKGFGLKKWKRIKRGAHKDYWDSSSINSDKLLKRGLANPVANSAKPVHFSAGSIQRSDGSVSSTNAVFRSPGVLVDGFGVIGDLTFNAVSESENSEDRSSKSSTAASAPNARFEAPVVLGYSSDMHQLRSLSGKNLGTSAQQAHQGKGRAETSKKPRGERVKVEKENSHSSMESDSRNSNFLFMQGSDYVTSNGTKCERSMNDGEFSDETQDRERPIGEELHAGCERGNDRESENVSQEDLVAESPQEVKEEKSENQGSFTDHDPLMESIFNLQTAQEALERELQKFKEIGKDVIFGHSLEDVGIPSDFTSDLPGPSTSEQSQHRDGARHSSNSLGSEVVSLKQNIILLQSKLQKAADRVKSKEARVTELEAILGSSSKKEEKTIDTMHQSSRDMESELEGLFRQKIEAEVQYLAISRTAQKLKAAAVDQATLLEEQKILASEQAQMVHRLGDAETKAAMLKTQAEKLESYWEDIATTDEKLKLQKNVYKYSSCFLIQLVLLAVVVGLFLMQTSPNYAEVVPT; from the exons ATGGACTTGGATGATCAAAATTCAGCTCTTAAATCGGCCCGACATAATGAAGCAATGACCACCCCTCAAAGCAAGATTGGAAGTAATGGGTCTGGTACTCCTGTGggtaataataacaataataataaattgGATGATGTAAAAGGCAAAGGAATTGAAATTAACGGGCCAGTGGATAATTCACCTCCACTGGTGAAATCCACTCCAACAAGTAAAGGATTCGGGTTAAAGAAATGGAAAAGGATTAAGCGGGGAGCGCATAAGGATTATTGGGATAGTAGTAGTATAAACAGTGATAAGCTGTTGAAACGTGGTTTGGCGAATCCGGTTGCTAATTCAGCAAAACCTGTACATTTTTCTGCCGGAAGCATCCAAAGAAGTGATGGGTCTGTGTCATCTACAAATGCAGTATTCAGGAGTCCAGGAGTTCTGGTCGATGGATTTGGTGTAATTGGTGATTTGACCTTCAATGCTGTGTCGGAATCAGAGAACAGCGAGGATCGTAGTAGTAAGTCGTCTACTGCAGCTAGTGCTCCAAATGCGAGGTTTGAAGCACCTGTTGTCCTAGGTTATTCGTCTGACATGCATCAGCTGAGAAGCTTGAGTGGGAAGAACTTGGGAACTTCAGCTCAGCAAGCTCATCAGGGAAAGGGTCGGGCTGAAACTAGTAAAAAGCCTAGAGGAGAAAGGGTCAAAGTCGAGAAGGAAAACTCTCATTCCAGCATGGAATCTGACTCGCGAAATTCTAATTTTCTCTTTATGCAGGGTAGTGACTATGTTACAAGTAATGGTACAAAATGTGAAAGGTCAATGAATGATGGAGAATTCAGTGATGAAACTCAGGATAGAGAAAGACCAATTGGTGAGGAACTTCACGCTGGTTGCGAGAGAGGAAATGATAGGGAGTCTGAAAATGTGTCACAAGAAGATCTAGTTGCTGAATCGCCACAGGAGGTTAAGGAAGAGAAGAGTGAGAATCAAGGCTCGTTCACTGATCATGATCCTCTGATGGAGTCTATCTTCAACCTCCAGACTGCTCAGGAAGCTCTTGAAAGAG AACTTCAGAAATTCAAAGAAATCGGAAAAGATGTTATCTTTGGCCATTCACTTGAGGATGTTGGTATACCTTCAGATTTCACTTCAGATCTCCCTGGACCAAGCACATCTGAGCAGTCACAGCACAGGGATGGTGCTCGACATTCTTCTAACTCCTTGGGGTCTGAAGTGGTTAGCCTAAAGCAGAATATAATACTGTTGCAAAGCAAGCTTCAGAAGGCAGCAGACCGAGTTAAGTCCAAGGAAGCCAGAGTTACTGAACTGGAAGCCATTCTAGGTAGTAGCTCAAAGAAGGAAGAAAAGACTATTGATACCATGCACCAGAGTAGTAGAGACATGGAAAGTGAGCTTGAGGGTCTTTTCAGACAGAAAATTGAAGCTGAAGTTCAGTATTTGGCAATATCAAGAACAGCCCAGAAGTTGAAAGCTGCAGCAGTTGATCAAGCTACCCTCTTGGAAGAACAGAAGATCTTAGCTTCAGAACAAGCACAGATGGTGCACAGGCTTGGAGATGCAGAAACAAAGGCTGCAATGCTCAAGACACAAGCTGAGAAGTTGGAAAGTTACTGGGAAGATATAGCAACAACCGATGAAAAGCTAAAGCTACAGAAGAATGTCTACAAGTACAGTTCTTGTTTTCTGATACAGTTGGTGCTGCTGGCCGTTGTCGTTGGACTGTTTCTGATGCAAACGTCACCTAATTATGCTGAAGTTGTACCCACGTAA
- the LOC104243918 gene encoding uncharacterized protein: MVDYQDHRVGNETQVWIKLKISEKDVLKDQKQVPVEDHEYDEEEVQIPKNINFRRICHVCNKGFSSGKALGGHMRIHVQAAKKFLSAKKGKRLVHKKRILDLHGQLVDFDNYNNQLPPPTCSICGKNFPSMKSLFGHMRCHPERAWRGIQPPVNKNTTCLSKTASASASGEDLSKSVPGWSVTAKRGRKPIADDKEQLNDAVHHLMLLANGNSLESGLTGDRCYYNKHGIPEELEITNSINSVTSKTEAHEELASHVNEKRRKKVKLRFLGDAISPVSVVNDQNPGIVTPPEKYKCNTREKSFSTHHALGGHRSSHNKFRMVIQNSNVGTMASSMIDPVNEPAASSSKNVNKNFTPIGPSSSQLTSPGEVNGRRILGFDLNELPPHDDVEYFQFFQFN; this comes from the coding sequence ATGGTTGATTATCAAGATCATCGAGTTGGCAACGAAACACAAGTATGGATAAAGCTCAAGATTTCTGAGAAGGACGTGTTAAAAGATCAGAAACAAGTTCCAGTAGAAGATCACGAGTATGATGAAGAAGAAGTTCAGATtccaaaaaatattaatttcagAAGGATTTGTCATGTGTGTAACAAAGGGTTTAGCTCTGGTAAAGCACTTGGGGGTCACATGAGAATTCACGTTCAGGCTGCCAAAAAGTTCCTCTCTGCTAAAAAAGGCAAAAGACTCGTTCACAAGAAACGAATATTAGATCTGCATGGACAATTAGTAGATTTTGATAATTACAACAATCAGTTGCCACCACCAACTTGTTCAATCTGTGGTAAGAATTTCCCATCAATGAAATCGTTGTTTGGGCATATGAGGTGTCATCCTGAGAGGGCATGGAGGGGAATTCAGCCTCCAGTCAATAAAAACACTACTTGTTTAtcaaaaactgcttctgcttctgcttcggGGGAGGATTTATCTAAGTCGGTTCCTGGTTGGTCAGTTACTGCAAAACGAGGTCGCAAGCCTATTGCTGACGACAAGGAACAATTGAACGATGCTGTTCATCATCTTATGCTGCTAGCCAATGGAAATTCACTCGAGTCTGGCCTAACTGGAGACCGATGCTATTATAATAAGCATGGAATTCCAGAAGAATTGGAAATAACGAACAGCATTAATTCTGTTACGTCCAAAACTGAAGCTCATGAAGAATTAGCCAGTCATGTCAACGAGAAGAGAAGAAAGAAGGTGAAATTGAGGTTTTTGGGTGATGCTATTAGTCCAGTTAGTGTAGTCAATGACCAAAACCCAGGTATTGTTACGCCGCCTGAAAAATATAAGTGTAACACTCGTGAAAAAAGCTTTTCAACTCATCACGCACTAGGGGGGCATAGATCTAGCCACAACAAGTTCAGAATGGTAATTCAAAATTCCAATGTAGGAACCATGGCTAGTAGTATGATTGACCCAGTCAATGAACCAGCTGCTAGCAGCTCAAAAAATGTTAACAAGAATTTCACTCCAATTGGTCCATCATCAAGTCAATTGACTTCGCCAGGTGAAGTCAATGGACGTAGAATTCTGGGTTTTGATCTCAATGAATTGCCCCCTCATGATGATGTCGAGTATTTtcagtttttccaatttaattaA